The following proteins are encoded in a genomic region of Thiomonas sp. X19:
- the murF gene encoding bifunctional UDP-N-acetylmuramoyl-L-alanyl-D-glutamate--2,6-diaminopimelate ligase MurE/UDP-N-acetylmuramoyl-tripeptide--D-alanyl-D-alanine ligase MurF, whose translation MSAAPGSVGAVLHAVRAAAVPAGAAWTCDSRQVQAGDLFIAWPGAASDGRRHLPEAFARGAVAALVEDDGADGFDLPPATLRVRGLKALAGELAAAWYGQPSRHMTVLAITGTNGKTSCALWAAQALAAAGKPCGVVGTLGVGLPGALQATGLTTPDPVRLQRELAAMLAQGVRHVALEASSIGIEEGRLAGLQVHTAGFTNLTQDHLDYHGDMAAYAVAKRRLFDAHALQAAVLNIDDAMGAALAQHTAQRGMRVITTALDQPADWRAELADTPTGMAVELCHAAQRAQVALPLVGRFNAANVLVVCGLLQSCGLGFEVIVQALGAIAPPPGRMQLMGGRDAPLVVVDYAHTPDAIAQALQALRPAAQARGGKLWCLLGAGGDRDRSKRAPMAAAAEGLADRVVLTSDNPRSEAPQAILDDLLQGLVAPVQGLVVADRAQAIAETVAHAAAADVVLLAGKGHETTQEQDGRKAPFSDVFHARLALAQRGGGLFALRELQAWVGGRLHGDALTPITRVCTDTRSLRPGDLFVALRGERFDAHDFLPQAAAAGAAAVLAERGVAPCGLPGVEVAGSLQALGRLSQAWRRQQGAMALAAVTGSNGKTTVTQMIAAILAAWLGEDGRLATQGNFNNEVGLPLTLLRLQPQHLAGVVELGMNHPGEVARLAAIAEPTVALVNNAQREHQEFMHTVEAVARENGSVLAALAPSGVAVYPASDGYAPLWQSLAAGRRLMRFALHEVTEAPPAAEVSGWAEMAYQAAANAEPGMRLHLRSPAGEARVQLQVMGAHNAHNALAAAAAALACGAPLDAVVAGLETFRPVAGRMQRSRLELPGGHVISLIDDSYNANPDSVRAAIDALAALPGRRLLVLGDMGEVGTQGPAFHAEAGSHAAARRIDAVWAVGGLARHVADAAGQGGVAVRHAANVEALAVDVAALQGFDAVLVKGSRFMRMERVVRALQGLGTLPSAGAKEASHAA comes from the coding sequence GTGAGCGCCGCGCCCGGCTCCGTCGGCGCCGTGCTGCATGCCGTGCGTGCCGCCGCGGTTCCAGCCGGGGCAGCCTGGACTTGCGACTCGCGCCAGGTGCAAGCCGGCGATCTGTTCATCGCCTGGCCCGGCGCCGCCAGCGATGGACGGCGCCATCTGCCCGAGGCCTTCGCCCGTGGCGCCGTGGCCGCCCTGGTGGAGGACGACGGTGCCGATGGCTTCGATCTGCCGCCCGCCACGCTGCGCGTGCGCGGCCTGAAAGCGCTGGCCGGCGAACTTGCCGCCGCCTGGTACGGCCAGCCCTCGCGCCACATGACCGTGCTGGCCATCACCGGCACCAATGGCAAGACTTCCTGCGCACTCTGGGCGGCGCAGGCGCTGGCCGCCGCCGGCAAGCCTTGCGGCGTGGTCGGCACCCTGGGCGTGGGCCTGCCCGGCGCGCTGCAAGCCACCGGCCTGACCACACCCGACCCGGTGCGCCTGCAGCGCGAACTGGCGGCGATGCTGGCGCAGGGGGTGCGCCATGTCGCCCTCGAAGCCTCGTCCATCGGCATCGAGGAAGGGCGCCTCGCTGGCCTGCAGGTTCACACCGCCGGCTTCACCAATCTGACGCAAGACCATCTCGACTACCACGGCGATATGGCCGCCTATGCCGTCGCCAAGCGCCGCTTGTTCGACGCCCACGCGCTGCAAGCCGCGGTGCTCAACATCGACGACGCCATGGGCGCAGCCCTGGCGCAACACACGGCGCAGCGTGGCATGCGCGTCATCACCACCGCGCTGGACCAGCCTGCCGACTGGCGGGCCGAGCTTGCCGACACGCCCACTGGCATGGCCGTCGAGTTGTGCCACGCCGCGCAGCGGGCGCAGGTTGCGCTGCCGTTGGTCGGGCGCTTCAACGCCGCCAATGTGCTGGTCGTGTGCGGCCTGCTGCAAAGCTGCGGTCTGGGCTTCGAGGTCATCGTGCAGGCGCTTGGCGCCATCGCCCCGCCACCCGGGCGCATGCAGTTGATGGGTGGACGCGACGCGCCGCTGGTGGTGGTGGACTACGCCCACACCCCCGATGCCATCGCCCAGGCGCTGCAGGCCTTGCGCCCCGCAGCGCAGGCGCGTGGCGGCAAACTGTGGTGCCTGCTGGGTGCCGGTGGTGACCGCGACCGCAGCAAACGCGCGCCGATGGCCGCCGCTGCCGAAGGCTTGGCCGACCGTGTCGTGCTGACCAGCGACAACCCGCGCAGCGAAGCGCCGCAAGCCATCCTCGACGACCTGCTGCAAGGCTTGGTCGCGCCGGTGCAGGGCCTGGTCGTGGCCGACCGCGCCCAGGCCATCGCCGAAACCGTGGCCCATGCCGCTGCTGCGGATGTCGTGCTGCTGGCCGGCAAGGGGCATGAGACGACGCAGGAACAAGACGGACGCAAGGCGCCGTTCTCGGATGTGTTCCATGCCCGCCTCGCCCTGGCGCAGCGCGGCGGCGGGTTGTTCGCCCTGCGCGAACTGCAGGCCTGGGTCGGTGGCCGATTGCATGGCGATGCGCTCACGCCGATCACCCGCGTTTGCACCGACACCCGCAGCCTGCGCCCTGGCGACCTATTCGTCGCGCTGCGCGGCGAACGCTTCGACGCCCACGACTTCCTGCCCCAGGCGGCGGCAGCCGGCGCTGCTGCCGTGCTGGCCGAACGCGGCGTGGCGCCATGCGGCTTGCCCGGCGTGGAAGTGGCCGGCAGCCTGCAGGCACTGGGCCGGCTTAGCCAAGCCTGGCGCCGCCAGCAAGGCGCCATGGCGCTCGCCGCCGTCACCGGCAGCAACGGCAAGACCACGGTGACGCAAATGATCGCCGCCATCCTCGCCGCCTGGCTGGGCGAGGACGGGCGCTTGGCGACGCAAGGCAACTTCAACAACGAGGTCGGCCTGCCGCTCACCTTGCTGCGCCTGCAGCCGCAGCACCTGGCCGGGGTGGTGGAGCTGGGCATGAACCACCCGGGCGAAGTGGCGCGGCTGGCGGCCATCGCCGAGCCGACCGTCGCGCTGGTCAACAACGCGCAGCGCGAGCACCAGGAATTCATGCACACGGTGGAAGCCGTGGCACGCGAGAACGGCAGCGTGCTCGCCGCGCTCGCGCCGAGCGGCGTCGCCGTCTACCCCGCCAGCGACGGCTATGCGCCGCTATGGCAGTCGCTGGCCGCAGGGCGCCGCCTCATGCGCTTCGCGCTGCACGAGGTGACCGAGGCGCCGCCCGCCGCCGAGGTCAGTGGCTGGGCCGAGATGGCCTATCAGGCAGCCGCGAACGCCGAGCCGGGCATGCGCTTGCACCTGCGCTCACCTGCAGGCGAAGCCCGCGTGCAGTTGCAGGTGATGGGCGCGCACAACGCGCACAACGCCCTGGCCGCAGCGGCCGCGGCGCTGGCTTGCGGCGCCCCGCTCGACGCGGTGGTGGCCGGGCTGGAGACGTTCCGCCCGGTGGCTGGGCGCATGCAGCGCAGCCGGCTCGAGCTGCCCGGCGGACATGTCATCAGCTTGATCGACGACAGCTACAACGCCAACCCGGATTCGGTGCGCGCCGCGATCGACGCCCTCGCCGCACTGCCCGGGCGCCGCCTGCTGGTGCTGGGCGATATGGGTGAGGTCGGCACGCAAGGTCCGGCGTTTCACGCCGAGGCCGGCAGCCATGCCGCCGCACGCCGCATCGACGCCGTCTGGGCCGTTGGCGGTCTCGCGCGTCATGTGGCCGATGCCGCGGGGCAGGGTGGTGTCGCGGTGCGCCACGCGGCAAATGTCGAGGCCTTGGCGGTCGATGTCGCCGCGCTGCAGGGTTTCGACGCGGTGTTGGTGAAGGGCTCGCGCTTCATGCGCATGGAGCGGGTGGTGCGCGCGCTGCAGGGCTTGGGCACGCTGCCGAGCGCCGGCGCGAAGGAGGCCAGTCATGCTGCATAG
- the ftsW gene encoding putative lipid II flippase FtsW: MKLALPAFDRKRGQALPKPAPMPVRIGYVGPSASRMLDFDQNLLWVIVLLLAFGLVMVYSATIAIPEDPRFARWTQFHFFWRDLAAVSLGLIGGWVVFQFPMKFWERWAPLIFLASLAMLAAVLVPFLGKGVNGSRRWIPLGVFNFQPSELVKLATILYAANFMVRKQEVRQKFSKAFLPMAAALAVIGLLLLAEPDMGAFLVIASVAMVILYLGGVNGKLFAAGTVVLIGAFVLMIVLSPWRRDRIFAYLNPWAEDNSLGSAYQLAHALIAMGRGHVFGVGLGGSVEKLHYLPEPQTDFLLAIIGEELGFVGVLAVTLVFAWITKRAFDIGRQALASDRMFSSLVAQGVGVLIGGQAFINIGVNLGLLPTKGLTLPLLSYGGSATLMSLLALAILLRVDFENRVLMRGGQI, from the coding sequence ATGAAGCTCGCCTTGCCAGCGTTCGACCGCAAGCGTGGCCAAGCCCTGCCCAAGCCCGCACCCATGCCGGTGCGCATCGGCTATGTCGGCCCGTCCGCCTCGCGCATGCTGGACTTCGACCAGAACCTGCTGTGGGTCATCGTGCTGCTGCTGGCTTTTGGCCTGGTCATGGTGTATTCGGCCACCATCGCCATTCCCGAAGACCCGCGTTTCGCCCGCTGGACCCAGTTCCATTTCTTCTGGCGCGATCTGGCGGCGGTGTCGCTCGGCCTCATCGGCGGCTGGGTCGTGTTTCAGTTCCCGATGAAGTTCTGGGAACGCTGGGCGCCGCTGATTTTCCTGGCCTCTCTGGCCATGCTGGCGGCCGTGCTCGTGCCGTTTCTCGGCAAGGGCGTGAATGGCTCGAGGCGCTGGATTCCGCTCGGCGTGTTCAATTTCCAGCCATCCGAACTGGTCAAGCTCGCGACCATTCTCTATGCCGCCAATTTCATGGTGCGCAAGCAAGAGGTGAGGCAGAAGTTCAGCAAAGCCTTCCTGCCGATGGCGGCCGCGCTGGCCGTCATCGGCCTGCTGCTGCTGGCCGAGCCGGACATGGGTGCTTTCCTCGTCATCGCCTCGGTCGCCATGGTCATCCTCTACCTGGGAGGGGTGAACGGCAAGTTGTTCGCCGCGGGCACGGTGGTGCTGATCGGCGCCTTCGTGCTCATGATCGTGCTCTCGCCCTGGCGGCGCGACCGCATCTTCGCCTACCTCAACCCCTGGGCCGAAGACAACTCCCTGGGCAGCGCCTACCAGTTGGCGCACGCGCTCATCGCCATGGGGCGTGGCCATGTCTTCGGCGTCGGCCTGGGTGGCAGCGTGGAAAAGCTGCACTACCTGCCCGAGCCGCAGACCGACTTTCTGCTCGCCATCATCGGCGAGGAACTGGGCTTCGTCGGCGTGCTGGCCGTGACCCTGGTGTTCGCCTGGATCACCAAGCGTGCCTTCGACATCGGCCGCCAGGCACTGGCCTCCGACCGCATGTTTTCTTCGCTGGTGGCGCAGGGCGTGGGCGTGCTCATCGGCGGTCAGGCCTTCATCAATATCGGCGTCAACCTCGGCCTGCTGCCCACCAAGGGCCTCACCCTGCCCCTGCTCAGTTACGGCGGCTCGGCCACGCTGATGTCGTTGCTGGCCCTGGCCATCTTGCTGCGCGTGGATTTTGAAAACCGCGTGCTCATGCGAGGGGGTCAGATATGA
- the mraY gene encoding phospho-N-acetylmuramoyl-pentapeptide-transferase has protein sequence MLHSLAMWLMSVSPELRFFRVFNYITFRAVMSTLTALFIGLAAGPAVIRKLTAMKVGQAVRQDGPQTHLIKTGTPTMGGVLILIAITASTLLWMDLSNRFVWLVLIVMLGFGAIGWADDYRKVVYRDPNGMRSRDKYFWQSLIGLLAAFYLAFAVSGRGNAQVLHLFVEWLKSGLSMPLPPAADLIVPFFKSVSYPLGMLGFILLTYFVIVGSSNAVNLTDGADGLAIMPTVMVGGSLGVFAYVTGNAVFSKYLLFPYIPGTGELLIFIGAMVGAGLAFLWYNAYPAQVFMGDVGALALGAALGTIAVIVRQEIVLFIMGGVFVAETVSVMIQVTYFKYTKKKYGQGRRIFKMAPLHHHFEQLGVKESQVVIRFWIVTMMLCLAGLASLKLR, from the coding sequence ATGCTGCATAGCCTGGCCATGTGGTTGATGAGCGTTTCGCCCGAGCTGCGGTTTTTCCGGGTGTTCAACTACATCACCTTCCGTGCCGTGATGAGCACGCTCACGGCGCTGTTCATCGGCCTGGCCGCCGGGCCTGCGGTGATCCGCAAGCTCACCGCGATGAAGGTGGGCCAGGCGGTGCGGCAGGACGGGCCGCAGACCCATCTGATCAAGACCGGCACCCCCACCATGGGCGGGGTGCTCATCCTCATCGCCATCACCGCCTCCACGCTGCTGTGGATGGACTTGTCCAACCGCTTCGTCTGGCTCGTGCTCATCGTCATGCTGGGTTTCGGCGCCATCGGCTGGGCCGACGATTACCGCAAGGTGGTCTACCGCGACCCCAACGGCATGCGCTCGCGCGACAAGTATTTCTGGCAGTCGCTGATCGGCCTGCTGGCGGCGTTCTATCTGGCGTTCGCGGTGTCGGGCAGGGGCAATGCCCAGGTGCTGCACCTGTTCGTCGAATGGCTCAAGAGCGGCCTGTCCATGCCGCTGCCGCCCGCGGCCGACCTCATCGTGCCCTTCTTCAAATCGGTGAGTTATCCGCTGGGCATGCTGGGCTTCATCCTGCTGACCTACTTCGTCATCGTCGGCTCCAGCAACGCGGTGAATCTCACCGACGGCGCCGACGGCCTGGCCATCATGCCCACGGTCATGGTGGGCGGCTCGCTGGGCGTGTTCGCCTACGTCACGGGCAACGCGGTGTTCTCCAAATACCTGCTGTTCCCCTACATCCCGGGCACGGGCGAGTTGCTCATTTTCATCGGCGCCATGGTCGGCGCCGGGCTGGCCTTCCTCTGGTACAACGCCTACCCGGCGCAGGTGTTCATGGGTGACGTTGGTGCGCTGGCGCTGGGCGCCGCTTTGGGCACCATTGCCGTGATCGTGCGGCAAGAGATCGTGCTGTTCATCATGGGCGGGGTGTTCGTCGCCGAAACCGTGTCGGTGATGATCCAGGTGACGTATTTCAAGTACACCAAAAAGAAATACGGGCAAGGCCGGCGCATTTTCAAGATGGCGCCGCTGCACCACCACTTCGAGCAACTCGGGGTGAAGGAATCGCAGGTGGTGATCCGCTTCTGGATCGTCACCATGATGTTGTGTCTCGCTGGCCTCGCCAGCCTGAAGCTGCGGTGA
- the murD gene encoding UDP-N-acetylmuramoyl-L-alanine--D-glutamate ligase has translation MNLRERTVLVLGLGISGLAMARWCARQGAVVRVADSRRQPPQLEALCAELPQAMVHAGGIDAGLLDGVELLCVSPGIAPSDAAFGPLLAAARANGVDAVTELGLFSAALRELQQAQGYAPSLLAITGTNGKTTVTALTAHLLHGAGVDAVAAGNIGPAMLDMLAERLDAGRLPAAWVLELSSFQLHGADDFAAAAATVLNVTQDHLDWHGDMRAYAADKARIFGPLPWTLTQPPGLMLLNRDDPRVLGMGREGRKLQTFGLDAPARAGDWGIAVEHGVAWLARAQDVETEETQARMSKRRGKARPPAIDLPVSLQMLMPADALRIQGRHNWANALAALALACSTGTALAPMLHALRSYRGEPHRMQSLGVIEGVEWIEDSKGTNVGATVAALTGLDRPVVLIAGGDGKGQDFAPLAAAARGRVRAAVLIGRDAGRIAQALEGVCPTEQMASLELATQRVAELAGAGDVALLSPACASLDMFRNYAHRAEVFTACVAELAHARGVMLEAAP, from the coding sequence GTGAACCTGCGCGAGCGCACCGTCCTCGTCCTCGGCCTGGGCATTTCCGGCCTGGCGATGGCGCGCTGGTGCGCGCGCCAGGGAGCCGTCGTGCGCGTGGCCGACAGCCGCCGCCAGCCGCCGCAATTGGAGGCGCTGTGCGCCGAGTTGCCGCAGGCCATGGTGCATGCGGGTGGCATCGACGCCGGCTTGCTGGACGGGGTCGAGCTGCTCTGCGTCAGCCCTGGCATCGCCCCGAGCGACGCTGCTTTCGGCCCGCTGCTCGCCGCCGCCCGTGCCAACGGGGTCGATGCCGTCACCGAACTCGGGCTGTTCAGCGCCGCGCTGCGCGAGTTGCAGCAGGCGCAAGGTTATGCGCCGTCGCTGCTGGCCATCACCGGCACCAATGGCAAGACCACGGTCACCGCGCTCACTGCGCATCTGCTGCATGGCGCGGGGGTGGATGCGGTGGCGGCCGGCAATATCGGCCCGGCCATGCTGGATATGCTGGCCGAGCGGCTTGACGCCGGCCGCCTGCCCGCAGCCTGGGTGCTGGAACTCTCCAGCTTCCAGTTGCATGGTGCGGACGACTTCGCCGCCGCCGCCGCCACCGTGCTCAATGTCACGCAAGACCATCTCGACTGGCATGGCGACATGCGCGCCTACGCCGCCGACAAGGCGCGCATCTTCGGCCCGCTGCCCTGGACGCTGACCCAGCCTCCGGGGCTGATGCTGCTCAACCGCGACGACCCGCGGGTTCTCGGCATGGGCCGCGAAGGCCGCAAGCTGCAGACCTTCGGGCTCGATGCGCCGGCGCGCGCGGGTGACTGGGGCATCGCCGTCGAGCATGGCGTGGCCTGGCTGGCGCGTGCCCAAGACGTGGAGACGGAAGAGACGCAGGCGAGGATGTCCAAGCGCCGCGGCAAGGCGCGGCCGCCTGCCATCGACTTGCCTGTGAGCCTGCAAATGCTCATGCCTGCCGACGCCTTGCGCATCCAGGGGCGGCACAACTGGGCCAACGCCCTGGCGGCGCTGGCGCTGGCCTGCAGTACCGGCACCGCGCTCGCGCCCATGCTGCACGCGCTGCGCAGCTACCGCGGCGAGCCGCATCGCATGCAGTCGCTGGGGGTGATCGAGGGCGTGGAGTGGATCGAAGACAGCAAGGGCACCAATGTCGGCGCCACCGTTGCTGCGCTCACCGGGCTGGACCGCCCGGTGGTGCTGATCGCCGGCGGCGATGGCAAGGGTCAAGACTTCGCCCCGCTGGCGGCGGCGGCGCGGGGCCGCGTGCGTGCCGCCGTGCTGATCGGGCGTGACGCCGGCCGCATCGCCCAGGCGCTCGAAGGCGTCTGCCCCACCGAGCAGATGGCGAGTCTGGAACTGGCGACGCAGCGTGTCGCAGAACTGGCCGGCGCGGGCGATGTGGCGCTGCTCTCACCCGCCTGCGCCAGCCTCGACATGTTCCGCAACTACGCCCACCGCGCCGAGGTGTTCACCGCCTGCGTGGCCGAGTTGGCGCACGCGCGTGGCGTGATGCTGGAGGCCGCGCCATGA
- the mraZ gene encoding division/cell wall cluster transcriptional repressor MraZ has translation MFIGISALTLDGKGRMTVPARHRDMLLAQAAGRLTLTKSPEGCLMLFGDAQWQEFRAKISQLPMEAQGWKRIYLGHATETEIDATGRVLISPELRAAARIEREIDLIGMGSHFEIWDRATHQSREAAVIEAGMPEAVRNIVV, from the coding sequence GTGTTCATTGGCATATCGGCGTTGACGCTGGACGGCAAGGGTCGCATGACCGTGCCTGCGCGCCACCGCGACATGCTGCTGGCGCAGGCTGCCGGTCGGTTGACCCTGACCAAAAGCCCCGAGGGCTGCCTGATGTTGTTCGGCGACGCGCAATGGCAGGAATTTCGCGCCAAGATCAGCCAGCTGCCCATGGAGGCGCAGGGCTGGAAGCGCATCTATCTGGGCCACGCCACCGAGACCGAGATCGACGCCACCGGGCGTGTGCTCATCTCGCCTGAACTGCGTGCGGCGGCGCGCATCGAGCGCGAGATCGACTTGATCGGCATGGGTTCGCATTTCGAGATCTGGGACCGCGCCACCCACCAGTCGCGCGAGGCGGCGGTGATCGAGGCCGGCATGCCTGAAGCGGTACGCAACATCGTGGTGTGA
- a CDS encoding penicillin-binding protein 2 yields MKKRAAASSFRIPLGGRLLQGSGLGAFSSRNLGPAPRQTHSSPLLRLRLPPGRAWLVKGLLYLAFIALIGRALWVQVITTNFYQQQGDLRFIRTIELPAMRGRILDRHGNILASSIPVKTIWADPETLEADPRKVAELAQLLELNAAELQRRLSLDRQFVYVKRQVDIDTARKVQALGIKGIYFSPSYKRYYPEGSAAAQLVGFTDLENQGQAGVELTFQKDLAGHSGTRKVMRDRLGNVIEDVGGGVPPVNGDDVQLSIDSKIQYLTYQALKDAVVNNKAKNGSAVVLDATNGQVLAMANYPSFDPNHRRNMTQSDMRNYALTDTFEPGSVMKPITIAAALQAGVVTPQTEFHTAPGCLNVYGNNICDDLDNGTIALPQVIQYSSNVATSKIVMRMNPRIQWDMYTAVGLGQRPQVPFPGAASGLVRPWEKWRPIDAVTQGFGYGISVSTFQLAHAYLLFANHGRIIPATLLKSTATPQGVQVVSPLVAREMRSMLALVTQQGGTAPGAAVPGYTTGGKTGTAWIWKGKGYDKHLFRAQFVGMAPIGHPRIVMAISVDQPSGGKHFGGDVSAPVFASVAPQALRILGVPPDLPVKPDVAPAITAAAQPSKPASALHKEGA; encoded by the coding sequence ATGAAAAAACGCGCGGCCGCCTCAAGTTTTCGCATTCCTCTCGGTGGGAGGTTGCTGCAAGGCAGCGGCCTGGGGGCGTTTTCATCGCGCAACCTCGGTCCGGCTCCGCGCCAGACGCACAGCAGTCCGCTGTTGCGCCTGCGCCTGCCGCCCGGGCGCGCCTGGCTGGTCAAGGGCCTGCTCTACCTCGCCTTCATCGCCCTGATCGGGCGGGCGCTGTGGGTGCAGGTCATCACCACCAACTTCTACCAGCAGCAGGGTGATCTGCGCTTCATCCGCACCATCGAGCTGCCCGCGATGCGCGGGCGCATTCTCGATCGCCACGGCAATATTCTGGCCTCCAGCATCCCCGTCAAAACCATCTGGGCCGACCCCGAAACCCTGGAGGCCGATCCGCGCAAGGTGGCCGAGCTGGCGCAACTGCTCGAGCTCAACGCGGCCGAACTGCAGCGTCGCCTGAGCCTGGACAGGCAGTTCGTGTATGTGAAGCGCCAGGTCGACATCGACACCGCGCGCAAGGTGCAGGCGCTGGGCATCAAGGGCATCTATTTCTCTCCCAGCTACAAGCGCTACTACCCCGAAGGTTCGGCCGCGGCGCAGCTGGTGGGCTTTACCGACCTGGAGAACCAGGGCCAGGCCGGCGTCGAACTCACGTTCCAGAAAGACCTGGCCGGCCATTCGGGTACGCGCAAGGTCATGCGCGACCGCCTCGGCAATGTGATCGAGGACGTCGGTGGCGGCGTGCCCCCGGTGAACGGCGACGACGTGCAACTGTCGATCGACAGCAAGATCCAGTACCTCACCTACCAGGCCTTGAAAGATGCGGTGGTGAACAACAAGGCCAAGAACGGCAGCGCCGTGGTGCTCGACGCCACCAACGGCCAGGTGCTGGCCATGGCCAACTACCCCAGCTTCGATCCCAACCATCGCCGCAACATGACCCAGTCGGACATGCGCAACTACGCGCTGACCGACACCTTCGAGCCCGGCTCGGTGATGAAGCCCATCACCATTGCCGCCGCGCTGCAGGCGGGCGTGGTGACGCCGCAGACCGAGTTCCACACGGCGCCCGGCTGCCTCAACGTCTACGGCAACAACATCTGCGACGACTTGGACAACGGCACCATCGCGCTGCCCCAGGTCATCCAGTATTCCAGCAACGTGGCGACGAGCAAGATCGTCATGCGCATGAATCCGCGCATCCAGTGGGATATGTACACCGCGGTCGGCCTCGGCCAGCGTCCGCAGGTGCCGTTTCCGGGCGCGGCCAGCGGTCTGGTGCGGCCGTGGGAGAAATGGCGTCCGATCGACGCCGTGACCCAGGGCTTCGGCTACGGCATCTCGGTCTCCACCTTCCAGTTGGCGCATGCCTATCTGTTGTTCGCCAACCATGGCCGCATCATTCCGGCAACCCTGTTGAAAAGCACCGCCACACCGCAAGGCGTGCAAGTGGTGTCGCCGCTGGTGGCGCGTGAGATGCGCAGCATGCTGGCCTTGGTCACGCAGCAAGGCGGTACCGCACCCGGCGCCGCCGTGCCGGGTTACACCACCGGGGGCAAGACCGGCACCGCCTGGATCTGGAAGGGCAAGGGCTACGACAAGCACCTGTTCCGCGCCCAGTTCGTCGGCATGGCACCCATCGGCCATCCACGCATCGTCATGGCCATCTCGGTCGACCAGCCCAGCGGCGGCAAGCATTTCGGCGGCGACGTCTCGGCTCCGGTGTTCGCCAGCGTGGCGCCGCAGGCGCTGCGCATCCTCGGCGTGCCGCCGGACCTGCCGGTCAAGCCCGATGTGGCCCCGGCCATCACCGCCGCCGCCCAGCCCTCCAAGCCCGCAAGCGCACTCCACAAGGAGGGTGCGTGA
- the rsmH gene encoding 16S rRNA (cytosine(1402)-N(4))-methyltransferase RsmH, protein MPNPAPTAAAPLQHRTVLLHEAVELLMTDPAGIYLDATFGRGGHTRELLARLGPQARVVALDRDPQAIAAGQDLARADARLTLVHAAFSDFGAVLDGLGLPKVQGMLFDLGVSSPQLDETRRGFSFRGDAPLDMRMDTTRGLTAAQFLAEASVDDITRVLRDYGDERAAFPIAKAVVARRERGEPVTRTAELAGLVAQAVRSREPGQDPATRTFQALRIHVNAELAELEAALAQVMARLADGGRLVVISFHSLEDRVVKQFMARQSRAPEQTREQLRLPVAPAAFHPGLKLLTKQRPAAAEVKANPRSRSAMLRAAERLPGVVAAAVAPEVGA, encoded by the coding sequence ATGCCAAACCCCGCCCCCACCGCTGCAGCGCCTCTGCAGCACCGCACCGTTTTGCTGCACGAAGCCGTCGAGCTGCTGATGACCGACCCGGCCGGCATCTACCTGGACGCAACCTTCGGTCGCGGTGGCCACACGCGGGAGTTGCTGGCGCGCCTGGGGCCGCAGGCGCGCGTGGTGGCGCTGGACCGCGACCCCCAGGCCATTGCCGCCGGCCAGGATTTGGCGCGGGCCGATGCGCGGCTGACGCTGGTGCACGCCGCGTTCTCCGACTTTGGCGCGGTGCTGGATGGGCTGGGCTTGCCCAAGGTGCAGGGCATGCTGTTCGATCTGGGCGTGTCGTCGCCACAACTCGACGAGACCCGGCGCGGTTTCAGCTTTCGCGGCGACGCCCCGCTGGACATGCGCATGGACACCACGCGCGGCCTGACCGCAGCGCAATTCCTGGCCGAGGCCAGCGTCGATGACATCACCCGGGTGCTGAGAGATTATGGCGACGAACGGGCTGCTTTCCCGATTGCAAAGGCGGTTGTGGCTCGCCGCGAACGGGGCGAGCCCGTCACTCGTACCGCAGAGCTTGCCGGCCTCGTGGCGCAAGCGGTGCGCAGTCGCGAACCGGGGCAAGATCCGGCCACGCGCACCTTTCAAGCTCTTCGGATTCACGTCAATGCCGAGCTTGCCGAACTCGAAGCGGCACTCGCGCAGGTGATGGCCAGGCTGGCTGATGGAGGACGCCTCGTGGTCATCAGCTTTCACTCACTCGAAGACCGCGTGGTGAAGCAGTTCATGGCGCGGCAGTCGCGTGCGCCCGAACAGACGCGCGAGCAACTGCGCCTGCCGGTGGCGCCGGCGGCGTTTCATCCGGGCTTGAAGCTGTTGACCAAGCAACGCCCCGCTGCGGCCGAAGTGAAGGCCAATCCGCGTTCGCGCTCGGCCATGCTGCGCGCCGCCGAACGCCTGCCTGGCGTGGTGGCCGCGGCAGTGGCGCCGGAGGTGGGCGCATGA
- the ftsL gene encoding cell division protein FtsL produces the protein MTRLNLLLLLIAMASAMLVVRAQYEARRTFAALDAAQQRAMQLQLDHDRLQVEVRALSVPGRIEELARNTLGLVPVTPARTDYISAARLPSLPASIPTR, from the coding sequence ATGACGCGGCTGAACCTGCTGCTGCTGCTCATCGCCATGGCCAGCGCCATGCTCGTGGTGCGGGCGCAGTACGAGGCGCGGCGCACCTTTGCCGCGCTCGACGCGGCGCAGCAGCGGGCGATGCAACTGCAACTCGACCACGACCGCCTGCAGGTGGAAGTGCGCGCACTCTCCGTGCCCGGGCGCATCGAGGAGCTGGCGCGCAACACCCTGGGGCTGGTGCCGGTCACGCCGGCGCGGACCGACTACATCAGCGCCGCGCGGCTGCCCAGCCTGCCGGCATCCATTCCCACGCGATGA